The following proteins are encoded in a genomic region of Streptomyces sp. SLBN-31:
- a CDS encoding cellulose-binding protein produces MSDTSPYGFELVRRGYDRAQVDERISKLVSDRDSALARITALEKRIEELHLETQNAQAQVSDAEPSYAGLGARVEKILRLAEEEAKDLREEARRAAEQHRELAESAAQQVRNDAESFAAERKAKAEDEGVRIVEKAKSDASQLRSEAQKDAQSKREEADALFEETRAKAAQAAADFETNLAKRREQSERDLASRQAKAEKRLAEIEHRAEQLRLEAEKLRTDAERRARQTVETAQRQAEDIVADANAKADRIRSESERELAALTNRRDSINAQLTNVREMLATLTGAAVAAAGTPADDEPISRGVPAQQSR; encoded by the coding sequence ATGAGCGACACTTCCCCCTACGGCTTCGAGCTTGTGCGGCGTGGGTACGACCGCGCTCAGGTGGACGAACGCATCTCCAAGCTCGTCTCCGACCGTGACAGCGCTCTCGCCCGCATCACCGCTCTGGAAAAGCGCATCGAGGAGCTCCACCTCGAGACGCAGAACGCCCAGGCTCAGGTAAGCGACGCGGAGCCGTCGTACGCCGGTCTCGGCGCGCGTGTCGAGAAGATCCTGCGCCTCGCCGAGGAAGAGGCCAAGGATCTGCGCGAGGAGGCCCGGCGCGCGGCCGAGCAGCACCGCGAGCTCGCCGAGTCCGCGGCCCAGCAGGTCCGCAACGACGCGGAGTCGTTCGCGGCGGAGCGCAAGGCCAAGGCCGAGGACGAGGGCGTCCGGATCGTCGAGAAGGCCAAGAGCGACGCCTCCCAGCTGCGTTCCGAGGCGCAGAAGGACGCGCAGTCGAAGCGCGAGGAGGCGGACGCCCTCTTCGAGGAGACCCGTGCCAAGGCCGCCCAGGCCGCCGCGGACTTCGAGACGAACCTCGCCAAGCGCCGCGAGCAGTCGGAGCGCGACCTGGCCTCGCGCCAGGCCAAGGCGGAGAAGCGCCTCGCCGAGATCGAGCACCGCGCCGAGCAGCTGCGCCTGGAGGCGGAGAAGCTGCGCACGGACGCCGAGCGCCGCGCCCGCCAGACGGTGGAGACGGCCCAGCGCCAGGCCGAGGACATCGTGGCGGACGCCAACGCCAAGGCCGACCGGATCCGTTCGGAATCCGAGCGCGAGCTGGCCGCCCTCACCAACCGCCGCGACAGCATCAACGCCCAGCTGACGAACGTCCGCGAGATGCTCGCGACGCTCACGGGCGCCGCGGTGGCCGCCGCCGGCACGCCGGCCGACGACGAGCCGATCTCCCGTGGGGTTCCGGCTCAGCAGTCCCGGTAA
- the scy gene encoding polarized growth protein Scy → MRGYERQEREPAADVDHLSRFEAEMDRLKTEREKAIQHAEDLGYQVEVLRAKLHEARRTIMSRPAFDGGDLGYQAEQLLRNAQMQADQLRQEAERELSQARAQTQRILQEHAENAARLQAELHQEAVTRRQQLDQELAERRQTVESHVNENVAWAEQLRARTEAQARRLLEESRAEAEQAMAAARAEAERLTEEARQRLQSEAESARAEAEQLLRRARTDAERLLNAASTQAQEATDHAEQLRNSTATESDSARRQAQELSRAAEQRMTEAEEALRKAQAEADKLVTEATAQAEKALASAESANEQRTRTAKEQVARLVQEATKEAESTKADAEQAVADARAEAERIVAEAAEKARTITAEESATQLSKAARTAEDVLNRAQEDARKTTKAAAEEAERIRSEAEAEADRLRAEAHDLAEQLKGAAKDDTKEYRAKTVELQEEARRLRGEAEQLRSDAVAEGEKIRAEARKEAVAQIEEAAKTAEELLSKAKADADELRQSATTDSEKVRTEAIERATTLRRQAEETLQRTRQEAERHREEVAEQAEGIRAEAERAARELREETERAIETRRAEAAAELTRLQSEAEDRLAAAERALAEAREEAGRIRREAAEESDRLRAEAAERIRTLQQQAEAEAQRLRDEAASDASASRAEGEAVAVRLRSEAAAEAERLKSEAQDTADRVRAEAQAAAERLGTEASETLAAAQEEANRRRREAEELLGAARTEADQERRQAREQSEELLASARNRVEEAQTEAVRLVEEADRRATEMVSAAELHAQQVRDSVAGLHEQAQEEIAGLRSAAEHASDRTRREAEEESDRVRADAYAERERATEDANRIRREAAEETDAAKALAERTVSEAIAEAERLRSDAAEHAQRVRTEVSDALAEADQAAARTRADAREDANRIRSDAATQADTLITEARNEAERLTTETVRDTDKLRTDTVAEAERTRAEAVAKAERLIADATGDAERLRAEAAETVGSAQQHAERIRSESERVRAEAAAEAERLVNSARAEAERTLDEARKDANKRRQDVAEQVDTLITETTAEADKLLTEAQQQAHQTTAEAETRADTMVGAARKEADRLVSEATVEGNSLVEKARTDADELLVGARRDATQIRERAEELRDRITGEIEALHERARREAAETMKSTGDRCDALIKAAEEQLAKAQAKAKELVSEANSEAGKVRIAAVKKAEGLLKEAEQKKSALVREAEELKAEAIREARATVEEGKRELEILVRRREDIQAEISRVQDVLEALESFEAPSAGKDAGVKAGAAVGAPRSGGKPSDS, encoded by the coding sequence GTGCGGGGCTACGAACGCCAGGAGCGAGAGCCGGCGGCTGACGTCGACCACCTCTCTCGGTTCGAGGCCGAGATGGATCGGCTGAAGACCGAGCGGGAGAAGGCGATCCAGCACGCCGAGGACCTCGGCTACCAGGTCGAGGTGCTGCGCGCCAAGCTGCACGAGGCGCGCCGCACCATCATGTCCCGGCCCGCCTTCGACGGCGGTGACCTCGGTTACCAGGCCGAACAACTGCTGCGCAACGCGCAGATGCAGGCCGACCAGCTGCGCCAGGAGGCCGAGCGCGAGCTGAGCCAGGCCCGGGCCCAGACCCAGCGCATCCTGCAGGAGCACGCCGAGAACGCCGCCCGGCTGCAGGCCGAGCTGCACCAGGAGGCGGTCACCCGCCGGCAGCAGCTGGACCAGGAGCTGGCGGAGCGCCGGCAGACCGTCGAGTCGCACGTCAACGAGAACGTGGCCTGGGCCGAGCAGCTGCGCGCCCGTACGGAGGCGCAGGCCCGCCGGCTGCTGGAGGAGTCCCGTGCCGAGGCCGAGCAGGCCATGGCGGCCGCCCGCGCGGAGGCCGAGCGGCTGACCGAGGAGGCCCGGCAGCGGCTGCAGAGCGAGGCCGAGTCGGCGCGCGCGGAGGCGGAGCAGCTGCTGCGCCGGGCGCGCACGGACGCCGAGCGCCTGCTGAACGCCGCGTCCACGCAGGCCCAGGAGGCCACCGACCACGCCGAGCAGTTGCGCAACTCCACGGCCACGGAGTCGGATTCGGCCCGCCGGCAGGCGCAGGAGCTCAGCCGCGCCGCCGAGCAGCGCATGACCGAGGCCGAGGAGGCGCTGCGCAAGGCGCAGGCGGAGGCCGACAAGCTCGTCACCGAGGCGACCGCGCAGGCCGAGAAGGCCCTCGCCAGCGCCGAGTCGGCCAACGAGCAGCGCACGCGCACGGCGAAGGAGCAGGTCGCCCGGCTGGTGCAGGAGGCCACCAAGGAGGCCGAGTCCACCAAGGCGGACGCCGAGCAGGCCGTCGCGGATGCCCGCGCCGAGGCCGAGCGGATCGTCGCCGAGGCCGCCGAGAAGGCCCGGACGATCACCGCCGAGGAGAGCGCCACCCAGCTGTCGAAGGCGGCCAGGACCGCCGAGGACGTCCTCAACCGCGCGCAGGAGGACGCCAGGAAGACCACCAAGGCCGCCGCCGAGGAGGCCGAGCGGATCCGCTCCGAGGCCGAGGCCGAGGCGGACCGGCTGCGTGCCGAGGCGCACGACCTGGCCGAGCAGCTCAAGGGCGCGGCCAAGGACGACACCAAGGAGTACCGCGCCAAGACGGTCGAGCTGCAGGAGGAGGCCCGCCGGCTGCGCGGCGAGGCCGAGCAGCTGCGTTCCGACGCGGTCGCCGAGGGCGAGAAGATCCGCGCGGAGGCCCGCAAGGAGGCCGTGGCGCAGATCGAGGAGGCCGCCAAGACCGCCGAGGAGCTGTTGTCCAAGGCGAAGGCGGACGCGGACGAGCTGCGCCAGAGCGCCACCACCGACAGCGAGAAGGTCCGCACCGAGGCCATCGAGCGGGCGACCACGCTGCGCCGGCAGGCCGAGGAGACCTTGCAGCGCACCCGGCAGGAGGCCGAGCGGCACCGCGAGGAGGTCGCCGAGCAGGCCGAGGGCATCAGGGCGGAGGCCGAGCGGGCCGCGCGCGAGCTGCGCGAGGAGACCGAGCGGGCCATAGAGACCCGCCGCGCGGAGGCCGCCGCGGAGCTGACGCGGCTGCAGTCCGAGGCCGAGGACCGGCTGGCCGCCGCCGAGCGGGCGCTGGCCGAGGCCCGCGAGGAGGCCGGGCGCATCCGCCGCGAGGCCGCCGAGGAGTCCGACCGGCTGCGCGCCGAGGCCGCCGAGCGGATCCGCACGCTCCAGCAGCAGGCGGAGGCGGAGGCCCAGCGGCTGCGCGACGAGGCCGCGTCGGACGCGTCGGCCTCCCGTGCGGAGGGCGAGGCCGTCGCCGTACGCCTGCGTTCGGAGGCCGCGGCCGAGGCCGAGCGGCTGAAGTCGGAGGCGCAGGACACCGCCGACCGGGTGCGGGCCGAGGCACAGGCCGCCGCCGAGCGGCTGGGTACCGAGGCGTCGGAGACGCTGGCCGCGGCCCAGGAGGAGGCCAACCGGCGCCGCCGCGAGGCCGAGGAACTCCTCGGCGCCGCGCGCACCGAGGCCGACCAGGAGCGCAGGCAGGCCCGGGAGCAGAGCGAGGAACTGCTGGCCTCCGCCCGCAACCGGGTCGAGGAGGCGCAGACCGAGGCGGTCCGGCTGGTCGAGGAGGCCGACCGGCGTGCCACCGAGATGGTGTCCGCGGCCGAGCTCCACGCCCAGCAGGTACGGGACTCCGTGGCCGGGCTGCACGAGCAGGCCCAGGAGGAGATCGCCGGGCTGCGCAGCGCCGCCGAGCACGCGTCCGACCGCACCCGGCGGGAGGCCGAGGAGGAGTCGGACCGGGTCCGCGCCGACGCCTACGCGGAGCGGGAGCGGGCCACCGAGGACGCCAACCGCATCCGGCGCGAGGCCGCAGAGGAGACGGACGCCGCCAAGGCGCTCGCCGAGCGGACCGTCTCGGAGGCGATCGCGGAGGCGGAGCGGCTGCGCTCGGACGCGGCCGAGCACGCCCAGCGGGTGCGTACGGAGGTCTCGGACGCCCTCGCGGAGGCGGACCAGGCGGCCGCGCGCACCCGGGCGGACGCCCGCGAGGACGCCAACCGCATCCGGTCGGACGCGGCGACGCAGGCCGACACGCTCATCACCGAGGCGCGCAACGAGGCCGAGCGGCTCACCACGGAGACGGTCCGGGACACCGACAAGCTGCGCACCGACACGGTCGCCGAGGCCGAGCGGACGCGGGCCGAGGCGGTCGCCAAGGCCGAGAGGCTCATCGCGGACGCCACCGGCGACGCCGAGCGGCTGCGCGCGGAGGCCGCCGAGACCGTGGGCTCCGCCCAGCAGCACGCCGAGCGGATCCGCAGCGAGTCCGAGCGGGTCAGGGCCGAGGCGGCGGCGGAGGCCGAGCGGCTGGTCAACTCGGCGCGCGCGGAGGCCGAGCGCACTCTGGACGAGGCCCGCAAGGACGCCAACAAGCGGCGCCAGGACGTGGCCGAGCAGGTCGACACGCTCATCACGGAGACGACGGCCGAGGCCGACAAGCTGCTCACCGAGGCGCAGCAGCAGGCGCACCAGACGACCGCCGAGGCGGAGACGCGGGCCGACACGATGGTCGGCGCGGCCCGCAAGGAGGCCGACAGGCTGGTGTCGGAGGCGACGGTCGAGGGCAACTCGCTGGTGGAGAAGGCCCGTACGGACGCGGACGAGCTGCTGGTCGGCGCCCGTCGCGACGCCACGCAGATCCGGGAGCGCGCGGAGGAGCTGCGCGACCGCATCACCGGCGAGATCGAGGCCCTGCACGAGCGGGCCCGCCGCGAGGCCGCCGAGACGATGAAGTCCACCGGCGACCGCTGCGACGCGCTCATCAAGGCCGCCGAGGAGCAGCTCGCCAAGGCCCAGGCGAAGGCCAAGGAGCTGGTGTCGGAGGCCAACTCCGAGGCCGGCAAGGTCCGTATCGCCGCCGTGAAGAAGGCCGAGGGCCTGCTGAAGGAGGCCGAGCAGAAGAAGTCGGCGCTCGTGCGGGAGGCCGAGGAGCTCAAGGCGGAGGCGATCCGCGAGGCCAGGGCCACGGTCGAGGAGGGCAAGCGCGAGCTGGAGATCCTGGTGCGCCGGCGCGAGGACATCCAGGCCGAGATCTCCCGTGTCCAGGACGTCCTGGAGGCGTTGGAGTCTTTCGAGGCCCCGTCGGCGGGCAAGGACGCGGGTGTCAAGGCGGGTGCCGCGGTCGGAGCCCCTCGTTCGGGTGGCAAGCCGTCGGACAGCTGA
- the mce gene encoding methylmalonyl-CoA epimerase: MLTRIDHIGIACFDLDKTVEFYRATYGFEVFHSEVNEEQGVREAMLKINDTSDGGASYLQLLEPTRPDSTVAKWLDKNGEGVHHIAFGTADVDADAADIKDKGVRVLYEEPRRGSMGSRITFLHPKDCHGVLTELVTSAPVESPEH, encoded by the coding sequence ATGCTGACGCGAATCGACCACATCGGAATCGCCTGTTTCGATCTCGACAAGACCGTCGAGTTCTACCGGGCCACGTACGGCTTCGAGGTGTTCCACTCCGAGGTCAACGAGGAGCAGGGCGTCCGCGAGGCCATGCTGAAGATCAACGACACCTCGGACGGCGGCGCCTCCTACCTGCAGCTCCTGGAGCCGACGCGCCCCGACTCGACGGTCGCCAAGTGGCTCGACAAGAACGGCGAGGGCGTCCACCACATCGCTTTCGGTACGGCGGACGTCGACGCCGACGCCGCCGACATCAAGGACAAGGGCGTACGCGTTCTGTACGAAGAGCCGCGACGTGGCTCCATGGGGTCACGGATCACGTTTCTGCACCCCAAGGATTGTCACGGCGTACTGACAGAACTGGTCACTTCGGCGCCTGTTGAGTCACCTGAGCACTGA
- a CDS encoding acetyl-CoA C-acetyltransferase, protein MTGTNSTTSVIVAGARTPMGRLLGSLKSFSGADLGGFAIKAALDRAGIGGDQVQYVIMGQVLQAGAGQIPARQAAVKAGIPMSVPALTVNKVCLSGLDAIALADQLIRAGEFDVIVAGGQESMTNAPHLLPKSREGFKYGAIEMLDAMAYDGLTDSFENIAMGESTEKHNTRLGIQRPEQDEIAALSHQRAAAAQKNGIFEAEITPIEIPQRKGEPVVFSKDEGIRGDTTVESLGKLRPAFTKDGTITAGTSSQISDGAAAVVVMSKAKALELGLDWIAEIGAHGNVAGPDNSLQSQPSNAILHALKKEGLSVEDLDLVEINEAFAAVAVQSMKDLGVSTEKVNVNGGAIALGHPIGMSGARLVLHLALELKRRGGGVGAAALCGGGGQGDALIVRVPKA, encoded by the coding sequence ATGACTGGAACGAACAGCACGACCTCGGTGATCGTCGCGGGCGCCCGAACGCCCATGGGACGGTTGCTGGGCTCGCTGAAGTCCTTCTCCGGAGCCGACCTCGGCGGCTTCGCGATCAAGGCGGCCCTCGACCGTGCGGGAATCGGCGGCGACCAGGTGCAGTACGTGATCATGGGCCAGGTGCTCCAGGCCGGGGCGGGCCAGATCCCGGCCCGCCAGGCCGCCGTCAAGGCGGGCATCCCGATGAGCGTCCCGGCGCTCACGGTCAACAAGGTGTGCCTGTCCGGCCTCGACGCCATCGCCCTCGCCGACCAGCTGATCCGCGCCGGCGAGTTCGACGTGATCGTCGCGGGCGGCCAGGAGTCCATGACCAACGCCCCCCACCTGCTGCCGAAGTCCCGCGAGGGCTTCAAGTACGGTGCGATCGAGATGCTCGACGCGATGGCGTACGACGGCCTGACCGACTCCTTCGAGAACATCGCCATGGGCGAGTCCACGGAGAAGCACAACACGCGCCTGGGCATCCAGCGCCCCGAGCAGGACGAGATCGCCGCCCTGTCCCACCAGCGCGCGGCGGCCGCCCAGAAGAACGGCATCTTCGAGGCCGAGATCACCCCGATCGAGATCCCCCAGCGCAAGGGCGAGCCGGTCGTCTTCAGCAAGGACGAGGGCATCCGCGGCGACACCACCGTGGAGTCCCTGGGCAAGCTGCGTCCGGCCTTCACCAAGGACGGCACGATCACCGCGGGCACGAGCTCCCAGATCTCGGACGGTGCGGCGGCCGTGGTCGTGATGAGCAAGGCCAAGGCGCTGGAGCTGGGCCTGGACTGGATCGCCGAGATCGGCGCCCACGGCAACGTGGCCGGGCCGGACAACAGCCTGCAGTCGCAGCCGTCGAACGCGATCCTGCACGCCCTGAAGAAGGAGGGCCTTAGCGTCGAGGACCTCGACCTCGTCGAGATCAACGAGGCCTTCGCCGCCGTCGCGGTGCAGTCAATGAAGGACCTCGGCGTGTCCACGGAAAAGGTGAACGTCAACGGTGGTGCGATCGCCCTGGGTCACCCGATCGGCATGTCCGGCGCCCGTCTCGTCCTGCACCTGGCCCTGGAGCTCAAGCGCCGGGGCGGCGGTGTCGGCGCGGCCGCGCTGTGCGGCGGCGGCGGTCAGGGTGACGCGCTGATCGTGCGGGTACCCAAGGCCTGA
- the meaB gene encoding methylmalonyl Co-A mutase-associated GTPase MeaB has protein sequence MQDVSTLVAQAREGRPRAVARLISLVEGASPQLREVMETLAPLTGNAYVVGLTGSPGVGKSTSTSALVTAYRKQGRRVGVLAVDPSSPFSGGALLGDRVRMSEHASDPGVYIRSMATRGHLGGLAWAAPQAIRVLDAAGCDVILVETVGVGQSEVEIASQADTSVVLLAPGMGDGIQAAKAGILEIGDVYVVNKADRDGADATARELNHMLGLGESRGPGDWRPPIVKTVAARAEGVDEVVEALEKHRAWMEERGVLAERRRARASREVETIAVTALRERIGDLHGDRRLSALAERIVAGELDPYRAADELVAGLTQG, from the coding sequence ATGCAGGACGTCTCCACACTCGTCGCCCAGGCGAGGGAAGGCCGGCCGCGAGCCGTGGCCCGGCTGATCTCCCTGGTGGAGGGGGCGTCCCCGCAGCTCAGGGAGGTCATGGAGACACTCGCCCCGCTGACGGGCAACGCCTATGTGGTCGGTCTGACGGGCTCGCCCGGCGTCGGCAAGTCCACGTCCACGTCGGCGCTGGTGACCGCGTACCGCAAGCAGGGCAGACGGGTCGGTGTCCTTGCCGTCGACCCGTCCTCGCCCTTCTCGGGCGGCGCCCTGCTCGGCGACCGCGTCCGCATGTCGGAGCACGCCTCCGACCCGGGCGTCTACATCCGCTCGATGGCGACCCGGGGCCACCTCGGCGGGCTCGCCTGGGCGGCCCCGCAGGCCATCCGCGTCCTGGACGCGGCGGGCTGCGACGTGATCCTGGTCGAGACGGTCGGCGTCGGCCAGTCGGAGGTGGAGATCGCCTCCCAGGCCGACACCAGCGTCGTCCTGCTGGCCCCCGGCATGGGCGACGGCATCCAGGCGGCCAAGGCCGGAATCCTGGAGATCGGCGACGTCTACGTCGTCAACAAGGCCGACCGCGACGGCGCCGACGCCACCGCCCGCGAGCTCAACCACATGCTGGGCCTCGGTGAGTCCCGCGGCCCGGGCGACTGGCGCCCCCCGATCGTCAAGACGGTCGCCGCGCGCGCCGAGGGTGTCGACGAGGTCGTGGAGGCCCTGGAGAAGCACCGCGCGTGGATGGAGGAGCGCGGAGTCCTCGCCGAGCGCCGCCGGGCCCGCGCCTCCCGCGAGGTCGAGACGATCGCCGTCACGGCCCTGCGCGAACGCATCGGAGACCTCCACGGCGACCGCCGCCTGAGCGCCCTGGCGGAGCGCATCGTCGCCGGCGAACTGGACCCGTACCGCGCGGCGGACGAGCTGGTGGCGGGCCTGACCCAGGGCTGA
- a CDS encoding MarR family winged helix-turn-helix transcriptional regulator: protein METETATRWLTDAEQCAWRTHLEVNRLLTYQLERDLQPFGLTMNDYEILVNLSESEDVRMRMSDLASATLQSKSRLSHQITRMENANLVRRENCESDRRGLYAVLTEHGMETMQKVAPHHVSSVRRHFIDLLSPEALSELDKALKPIQEHLRGQRGRP from the coding sequence ATGGAGACCGAGACGGCCACGCGCTGGCTGACCGATGCGGAGCAGTGCGCCTGGCGCACCCACCTGGAGGTCAACAGGCTGTTGACGTACCAGCTCGAACGGGATCTGCAGCCGTTCGGCCTGACAATGAACGACTACGAGATCCTGGTGAACCTCTCCGAGTCGGAGGACGTACGGATGCGGATGAGCGACCTCGCGTCCGCCACCCTGCAGTCCAAGAGCCGGCTCTCGCACCAGATCACCCGCATGGAGAACGCGAACCTGGTCCGCCGGGAGAACTGCGAGTCCGACCGGCGCGGCCTGTACGCGGTGCTGACCGAGCACGGCATGGAGACGATGCAGAAGGTCGCGCCGCACCACGTGTCGTCCGTACGGCGGCACTTCATCGATCTGCTGTCCCCCGAGGCACTGTCGGAACTCGACAAGGCCCTCAAGCCCATCCAGGAACACCTGCGCGGGCAGCGGGGACGCCCCTAG
- a CDS encoding AIM24 family protein codes for MYGAPGGGPTVYDPMTLPVDDNVNKYTFCVELKGSQWFLQKGKMIAYYGSMEFNGVGHGRLDRLVRTSFHSPLHASDWVVAEGSGKMLLADRAFDVNSYDLDDGNLTIRSGNLLAFQPSLALKQSIVPGFLTLIGTGKFVAASNGPVVFMEPPIRVDPQALVGWADCPSPCHHYDHGYMTGVMGGLRAMTGLGGASGEEHQFEFVGAGTVLLQSSETLMAEQATGMVPQEPGIPGSGGPFTGPSQPGGAPRLPGQLGDLQRRFGL; via the coding sequence ATGTACGGGGCTCCGGGCGGCGGCCCGACGGTCTACGACCCCATGACCCTGCCGGTCGACGACAACGTCAACAAGTACACCTTCTGCGTCGAGCTCAAGGGGAGCCAGTGGTTCCTGCAGAAGGGGAAGATGATCGCGTACTACGGCTCGATGGAGTTCAACGGCGTCGGGCACGGTCGACTCGACCGACTTGTCCGTACGTCGTTCCATTCGCCTCTGCACGCGAGCGACTGGGTCGTGGCGGAGGGCTCGGGCAAGATGCTCCTCGCCGACCGGGCCTTCGACGTGAATTCGTACGACCTGGACGACGGCAACCTGACCATTCGCTCCGGCAACTTGCTCGCTTTTCAGCCAAGTCTCGCTCTCAAGCAATCGATCGTGCCGGGTTTTCTGACACTCATCGGAACCGGAAAGTTCGTGGCCGCATCTAACGGTCCGGTGGTGTTCATGGAACCCCCGATCCGGGTGGACCCGCAGGCGCTCGTCGGCTGGGCCGACTGCCCCTCGCCGTGCCACCACTACGACCACGGTTACATGACCGGTGTGATGGGCGGTCTACGTGCGATGACGGGCCTCGGAGGGGCCTCCGGAGAGGAGCACCAGTTCGAGTTCGTCGGGGCGGGCACGGTCCTGCTCCAGTCGTCCGAGACCCTCATGGCCGAGCAGGCCACGGGGATGGTTCCGCAGGAGCCCGGAATCCCCGGTTCCGGGGGGCCCTTCACAGGGCCCTCACAGCCGGGAGGGGCACCGCGCCTTCCCGGACAGCTGGGAGACCTCCAGCGTCGCTTCGGGCTGTGA
- a CDS encoding AIM24 family protein, whose translation MGFREINSKMIEATVVPGQRLFSQRGAMLAYKGEVSFTPNMQGGQGGIMSMIGRRVANEATPLMSVEGSGTVLFGHGGHHVQVIDLTGDTLYVEADRLLAFEGTLEQGTMFMGSQGGVMGMVRGQVTGQGLFTTTLKGHGSVAVMAHGGVFEVPITPGRAVHVDPQAYVAHYGDVRNKLSTALGWRDMVGRGSGEAFQLEFSGSGTVYVQASEEKL comes from the coding sequence ATGGGCTTCCGCGAGATCAACTCCAAGATGATCGAGGCCACGGTGGTGCCGGGGCAGCGGCTGTTCAGTCAGCGGGGCGCGATGCTCGCCTACAAGGGCGAGGTGTCCTTCACGCCCAACATGCAGGGCGGCCAGGGCGGGATCATGTCGATGATCGGCCGCCGGGTGGCCAACGAGGCGACACCGCTGATGAGCGTCGAGGGCAGCGGGACCGTGCTGTTCGGGCACGGCGGGCACCACGTCCAGGTCATCGACCTCACCGGGGACACCCTGTACGTGGAGGCGGACCGGCTGCTCGCCTTCGAGGGCACCCTCGAGCAGGGCACGATGTTCATGGGCTCGCAGGGCGGGGTGATGGGCATGGTGCGCGGGCAGGTCACCGGGCAGGGACTGTTCACCACGACCCTGAAGGGCCACGGGTCGGTGGCCGTCATGGCGCACGGCGGGGTCTTCGAGGTGCCGATCACCCCGGGGCGGGCCGTGCACGTCGATCCGCAGGCGTACGTCGCCCACTACGGGGACGTACGCAACAAGCTGTCGACCGCCCTCGGCTGGCGCGACATGGTGGGCCGCGGCTCCGGCGAGGCCTTCCAGCTGGAGTTCAGCGGCAGCGGCACCGTCTACGTCCAGGCCTCGGAGGAGAAGCTGTGA
- a CDS encoding AIM24 family protein, whose protein sequence is MFRLQGSKVLAVDMTGDAVKAKNGSMVAYDGQMAFKKLSGGGEGLRGMVTRRLTGEQMTVMEVRGQGTCWFADRASEINLVSLQGDKLFVESSNLLATDAGLRTGTTFTGLRGASQGNGLFTTTVEGHGQAAIMSDGPAVVLRVSAQYPLTVDPGAYVAHQGNLRQSFQSGVTFRTLLGEGGGEAFQIRFEGDGLVYVQPSERNTIAGDV, encoded by the coding sequence ATGTTCCGACTTCAAGGCAGCAAAGTGCTCGCCGTCGACATGACCGGGGACGCCGTTAAGGCGAAGAACGGCTCGATGGTCGCGTACGACGGTCAGATGGCGTTCAAGAAGCTCAGTGGCGGTGGGGAGGGGCTGCGGGGGATGGTGACGCGGCGCCTCACCGGTGAGCAGATGACGGTGATGGAGGTGCGGGGGCAGGGCACGTGCTGGTTCGCCGACCGCGCGTCCGAGATCAACCTGGTCAGCCTTCAGGGGGACAAGCTGTTCGTGGAGTCGAGCAACCTGCTCGCCACGGACGCGGGTCTGCGCACCGGCACGACCTTCACCGGTCTGCGCGGGGCCTCCCAGGGAAACGGACTGTTCACGACCACCGTCGAGGGGCACGGACAGGCGGCGATCATGTCCGACGGGCCGGCGGTGGTGCTCAGGGTGAGCGCGCAGTACCCGCTGACCGTCGACCCCGGCGCGTACGTCGCGCACCAGGGGAACCTGCGGCAGTCCTTCCAGTCCGGTGTGACCTTCCGCACCCTGCTCGGTGAGGGCGGCGGGGAGGCCTTCCAGATCCGGTTCGAGGGGGACGGGCTGGTGTACGTGCAGCCGAGCGAGCGGAACACGATCGCGGGTGATGTGTGA
- a CDS encoding DUF3817 domain-containing protein, translated as MDLKTATALRRLRLVSAPEAVSFLLLLLCSVLKRTTDFNAVPVMGMVHGVLFVLYVIFWADAWNRTKWPLRTAAVYFVLSVLPTGGFFAERRLKRAAEDEVIASRARAEGIVNA; from the coding sequence GTGGACCTCAAGACCGCCACCGCCCTCCGACGCCTCCGACTCGTCTCGGCTCCCGAGGCCGTCTCCTTCCTGCTCCTGCTGCTGTGCTCCGTGCTGAAGCGGACGACGGACTTCAACGCGGTGCCGGTGATGGGCATGGTCCACGGCGTGCTGTTCGTCCTCTACGTGATCTTCTGGGCCGACGCCTGGAACCGCACCAAGTGGCCGCTGCGGACCGCCGCCGTCTACTTCGTCCTCTCCGTCCTGCCGACCGGCGGTTTCTTCGCGGAGCGCAGGCTCAAGCGAGCCGCCGAGGACGAGGTCATCGCCTCCCGCGCTCGCGCGGAAGGGATCGTGAACGCATGA
- a CDS encoding MTH1187 family thiamine-binding protein, translating to MIVAFSVTPLGVGEDVGEYVAEAVRVVRESGLPNRTDAMFTSVEGEWDEVMDVVRRAVAAVEERAPRVSLVLKADIRPGVTDGLTSKVETVERHLAQ from the coding sequence ATGATCGTCGCCTTCTCCGTGACCCCGCTCGGGGTCGGCGAGGACGTCGGCGAGTACGTCGCCGAAGCCGTCCGTGTGGTCCGCGAGTCCGGCCTGCCCAACCGGACCGACGCGATGTTCACCAGCGTCGAGGGCGAGTGGGACGAGGTGATGGACGTCGTCAGGCGGGCCGTGGCCGCCGTGGAGGAACGCGCGCCGCGCGTCTCGCTGGTCCTCAAGGCGGACATCCGCCCCGGCGTGACCGACGGCCTTACCTCGAAGGTGGAGACGGTGGAACGGCACCTCGCCCAGTAG